The genomic segment AGCCCAGATGTATTTTTCCCTTTCATTTGGGATAAGTGAATGCATTCTACTTGCAGTCATGGCTTATGATCGCTATATAGCTATATGCTACCCCTTACATTATACAACTATTATCAAACAGTCTTTATGTATTAAGATAGCTATAAGTATTTATATCTGTGGTTTTTTGCTATCAGTTTCTCATATTGGTCTTACATTGAATGTCAATCTCTGTggacaaaacaaaataaaccattttatgtGTGAAGTGCCAGAAATTCTTTCATTGGGATGTGAAAATATATCAGTTGTTAAATTTGTGATATATTTAGGTGTCATTGTGCTTTTATTGACACCAgtaacttttattgttatttcttataTACGAATTATCCTAACAATCCTAAATCTTCCTTCTGGTGCTGGAAAACAAAAGGCCTTCTCTACCTGCAGCTCTCACATTATGGTGGTTACAATATTTTATGGCTCAGCTATGGCTGCATATATGAAACCAAAATCAAGTTCCGCACCTGACAATGACAAAATAATTACTGTATTATATGCGTTTCTAACACCATTGTTGAATCCCTTTATATATACGATCAGAAATAAAGATGTTAGAGAGTCTCTTATAAAGTTAGATAGATTcatatgatattttatatatcCATTATAGATATTTATTAGAATTGTATTCAAAtgagtagttttaaaaaaaaaatagtttttagtaaAAATTTAAGAGTGCTAGGTGGCAAAAAATGTCATGTGTCTGATTTTACTACAGTCTATGGTAATGGGAGCAGACTGGTCGCATGAGTGGTCAAAGATTTTATTTCCAGTAATGGATTTTTTCTAAGTCATGAGGTATCCAATGAGTGTATTTGTGTTTACAATGTTAAAGATTAATAGATTTTTGTTAGCAATAAACATTATATAAGGTTCTTAACAAATGAAGTATTTTTGCAAGGAACACATAAAGATTATAGATgattgataaaaatatttttattagttggtcttcctttttaattcaaacatattttaaaaaaaaggcaacatacagtatacgGATTTCATGTAAATTAAAGAGTATTATAAtagtattaaataatatatagtatatagtataataatagtaatagatattgcataaaacacttGATATTATCAAATGTGCACTTATTTAAGAAACCCCCAAAAATGAAGTgactaaaaaaatagaataaaactcAAAAGCAATGAAATCACCTCCCTCCCTTAATTTTCATACATAATTTGGAAAGCAGAGAGACTTTAAAATTTGAGAATCCATCGCTTCAGCATGGAATAAGGTGTGTGTGGGGAGGGTAATGATTCTCCTTTTCTAATTAGGGGGTAGGGAAATGCCACCTGTGAGTCAGAGGAAGACTATCAGGGAAGTAATTATGTCTGGGtagaaaaaatatgtatttatttttgacagTTTAGCCAGTGTCTATGCATATACTGAATGGTAGAAAATGGGTTtttatatacttaggggcagagtaattaaaggaacagttcagtgtaaaaataaaacaaaagcatgaagtagtgttctggctattatgttagacttccagtcattccagccattatacatttacatttttgctaactaactatattcaaaacattttttattttacactgcctatctttttacccagtttttatttttatgttgaacaattcctttaagagacaaatagtaaattctaattagaattttccaaaaaaaaatggcGGTGGcataattcacacatttgaattttaaagcctcaattcgaatttaaatttgaatgtgagatgtatcacagcTTGACCATGGATAcatttcgaattcgaatatttgccaccaaaaacctgTCTAGGTTTATTtactagtcaatggcagaggtcagttgaaccatttgaatatgttaattgccttcctgacattcaagtttttttgggggaaaacttattcaaatcagattcaaattttcgggtggcgtctattcgatcaaatattagatgttcacattttttcttaaataacttctcgttcgagttgtgagtatgtttgaatttattagagtctTGGTAGTGTTAATcatggggctaatttactaacactgTCAGATATAAGAATTTATACGTGTCTATAAGTGACAATCCAAACCTTGTCTTCCTGATTGgataaaaagtaaagtaaaataatattttgtacatatttaatatttgtacattttgaaataattgttttaaaaaacatatgtattttCTTTATCCTTATTAAAACTAAAACATGTTTTACAGTATCATCGGACAAAGATATTAATAGTAAGCATGGTAATAACCCACTGCTTTCTGAAGGATATATTTGTGGCTTGCATAAAGTGATATCTTCTGGTCAGCCACTTGCCATCGAACAAAAATCTCCTGATCATGCATCTGTAAATtctagaaagaatcagaagaggaCAGCAAGGTTAGGGGTTAAATAATaatcagaaatataaaaaaatagagcttaatgtttaaaataaccaTAGTTATTGGAATGCAAACATTTATGGACTGACCAGCCAAAGGTTAATACCACCTGTGATGTTTATGTAGTTTGTCATACAATATGAATTGCTACCATGTGTATAATGGGAGTTTTCAAACATTGTGGGGCTTTTACATTGCTCCTGCTACTAGTTATAGCTTCTCATTACTAGCCTCCTATGTAATATAATTTATTCTGTCACATTTAGTGAAGGAATATCACTGTTTTCAATCTAAATaacaaattgtttatttttccatgactggagaaaacttacATTCACATGTTCcactcaaatacattttttttgattcatgtttttcataaatatattagtGACTGGCTTCCATAGggcccattataagcaaataattctaattctttttttttttttttttgctttaataacaaATCAGTGTCTTGTCAGTGTCTGCATGaaaccatattggtggcaaaacaatcatctagggctaatttaatgtttatattgtggaaagatccctcatctgcaaaaacccaggttccaaacatttCAGATCAATGCTGTCCACCTGGTCGCCCATGGGCCACCCTCCCTTGTGCGGCCCTCACATGAAATTCTGCCTTTTCCAAAAGTGCTACTGATTGAACCTCAAAGaaggaaaatggagaaaaaaaacaagaaaaaaatgtagtgtAGCATTCTTTCTAAAGTCACACCTCAGTGTAATTGCATTCACACATTATCAGTGTTGTATTCCCCACCTTACATTTAAGTACAggtgaattattttcaaacatacTCATACACCATCAGATATAGTGCACTTTGTTTTTAAGACAGAAAATGCTTGTCCTTTGGACAACAAAGAGTGACGTGTGGAAAACGTTTTACGATTCTTTAATCCTAATCTTTTAATAGATACTTATAAATCAAAATGTCACTCCAAAAAATGTATAACCACAGAGCAGAGGAAATTAGGAATATGATTGAGAAACATTGGGAAGATTTGAGTCTAGACAAAACTTTGGGACCCCTGCTTCCAGAAAACTGAAGACTATCTTCCAAAATACCCCTAATTTGAAACAAAATTTGGTATGTGCCCATAAGAAAATAAAGAACCAAAAATCTCGAATGATTGCTTTAAAGGTTCTTTTTCCTGTAGATATACCAAAACGTTTAATAGTAAGATAACTGGAGTAACATTTGCTATTTAGGATTTAATGAAATGTGATACAACTGATGTCATATACTTATTGGAGTGCCCCTGTGGCCTCCAGTATGTgggcaaaacaaaaagaaaaatatagggGAGCATATAAATAGCATATAAATAACACCAGTAAGGGCTATACAAATCACCTTgtaccaaaacattttttggaacaaCACAATGAGTGTCCAACAGGCTTAATATTGTATGGCATAGAGAGGGTTAAGGCACATTGGAGAGGAGGatatttgaattgtgaatattgTGAATGTATTGATAAAGTTATTAAATTTAAAGACTTTGGACAATAAAAAGTGCATGCATGGGACACCATGGATATCTCAGCCTATGCCACAAGAgagccattttttattttaaagtttctttTAAGTAGAAATATAGTAAGTGCAATACTTTTTAGGATTAAAGAATCAGAAAAAGTTTTCAGCATGTCACTCTTTGTTGTCCAATGGAAGAAATATGTGAGCAATTACATTTCTGATGAGTGAAACGTAttctgtgtgtgtgagtattatcAAAGCCTTTTCTGTCTTAAAAACACGATGCACTATACCGATGGTGTATGAGtatgtttgaaaaaaattcacctgTACTTAAAGGTTAGGTGGGGAATACTACACTGATAATTTTTGAATACAATTACACTGAGTTGTGAATTTACAAAGAACGctacacaatatatttttcttggggtttttttctctctattttcCTTTCTTGAGGTACGATCAATAGCACTTTTGGAACAGTTTGAATTTTTTGGAGGTTGGAGAGGTTGGTTTGGGacttttaaattttcttttgaattattaaattctgcctgttgtgactgcttaccttgtgtaagctttgaAAGGTATCAGTAccgagattaactggtccctgtttaaacctcaaattaagACTGTAACATCCTGCATgattcacacttgtaacacctttaCTGTTCAAactcctaaagccctgtactgttcatacctcAGCCtcaaagtgcccacattgttcacctgtttacactTCATTCAAACAGCTgaatggggcaccagcattgtgtcacagTATGTAGCACATACAATGTACTGTACGCTCTTACTTTCTTTAATTCATGTAGGTGAGGGTCATCTAGGTTATCAAAGTGCAAGCTGATGGCAGTTGTTTCTATCCAAGCATTATCTGTATTCCTAGGATCATCAACATATCCTTTGTATACCTtaaaatagtaaaacagtaaataaatagttAGAATCAAAGTATTCCTTGTTGATGCACTGTATGCTTGTTTCTTTAGAACAATCATTAAATGAGAATATTGTAGCCACTGATccccaattgtaaaaaaaaaaaaagtacttgctCAACTATAATTCCCTCAGGGCTGATTACTAGATGTGAGGTTAGGTGAAACATTTCATTGGCTGAGTAAGTAAAAACTGCAAGCTTTCGAGATGATAGTATTACATCTCTTCTTCCATATGAATTGATGTAATACTAGCATCTCAAAAGCTTGTCGTTTTTACTTACTCAGCCAATAAAATGTATCACCTAACCTCACAGTTTCTGCATTTGTTTCAATGGCTAACACAATTTAACACCTTACTACAATGAGAgatcactagggggcacatttacttagctcgagtgaaggattcgaatgcaaaaaacgTTGtgcttttttggctacttcgaccatcaaattgggtACTTCggcctttgactacgacttcgaatcgaacgattcaaactaaaaatcgttcgaccattcgatagtcgaagtactgtctctttaaaaaaaactttgccaactaaaacctaccgaacatcaataggctttctaacaaatttctggtcgtagaaaaatcgttcgatcgatggattaaaatcctcgaacgatttttcgctcaatattcgaagtcgaaggatttaacttcgacattcgaatatcgagggttaattaaccctcgatattcaaccctatgtaaatgtgcccctagatacAGTAAAGCAAAATTTATGGTTGGACCCTCAACAGTATTTGGCATTGAATTGTCATGGagctaatacagtatataaaataaaatgatgtctTGTAACTTACTTCAACACCATTTTCCAGCATGTTTTGAAAAGTTAACCAAAAGTCACATTGTAAGATACTCCTTAATTTATAAGGTAATGCTTCTCCAGGCTCCATTGACCCCTGTTAAAAGAATATAAACAAGATTGTGCATTTGGTTGTTTCATGAGTAGTTTGGTAAACTGCACTGTAGAAAATTCACCTCATTGTGAATTTATTCTGATTAGAAAGTCAATTCAGTATAAATAATCTTCTGATTATAACAATCACCTTTTGTTTAAGGTATACAATCTTGGCTTCGCCAATTGAACAAGGCAGTGCAATAAGCAGGGTTCAAATCATCCATTTGTTGTGGGCAAACTGCTTGAATGATTGTCATGGAATTATATCTAAGAGTATGTTCTGGAGAATGTCATTATAAgtatcagcatggctttatagaTAGATAATGTCAGAAATAGCTTTGTATGATGAAGTAAGTTGGAACTTAAACAGTGGTGTTCCAGTAGATGTGCAATGATTTGTGGGGGAGCACATTGTACCGATGTGTTTACTGATGACACAGAACTATGCAGGCCAATTAATTGCATTCAAGATGTAGCATTCTTGCAGAGAATCTAGACAAACAATTGGCATTTAAGTAGcacatgagattcaatgttgattatGTTTTTGGGATACACAAATATGCATGCCacttttacacttaggggcagatttatcaagggtcgaatttagagttcatgggagtttgtaaaaacgaatcgaattttttttaaaaaaattacttttacagGTGAATTGGATAGTcctgcaaactcaaatttgaatttaattcaatttgagtttttaaactcGATTTGAGctattttctccgaaaaaaactcgaatgtcagaagtccaccaaacaactccaaattgatcccaggatgtcccccataggataaaacagcaatttggcaggtttaaagtggtgaatagtcgaatttgaattcttaaagcgCCAGCACATgacaaatttcaaaaatcaaatttgaatttttttaaaaaccgaatcgaatttcgactattccctagtcgaatttcactaaaaaaaacttaatctgccccttaatgccaTAAAGTTAGTCACATTTGTGATTGAGAAGGGCCTGGGGGTACATGTACATGTTCAGCAGCAGGAAGGTCAGCAAGGTTTTGTCCTGTATTAAAAGGTTTATAACCTTGTGTAATTCTTTACATAGCACAAGTAAAGGTCCATCTAGAATACAGAGTGCAGatttgggggtagatttatcaaagagtgaagttagagatctccatagtccgcagagtgaaataccgcctatctacgttcatttctatggtattttttaaggcgtatttatcaaatggtgaactttcactatcacctttgataaatatgcctttaaaattcccatagaaatgaatggagagaggcggtatttcactttagaggactgtgtagatctctaacttcactctttgataaatctaccccatgttCTTCAGTGtgtaaatgaatgaaataaagaATGTCCAAAGAAGGGTGATGTTGATAATGGGTATAGAAAGACTTGGCTATGAGGAAAAGTTGGCTTAGCTGGGATTGTTTATTCCAGAGAAAAGGTGCTGAAGATTATATAATGACTTTGTACAAATATACAAGGGGATgtttatatacatactgtatacataagaatattttccccctctgagacaaattgtggAGACTTTAAATGAGAGTTTGTTTCACCATTCTTTAGATCAATTAGCAGATTTACTTTTCAGTGCTGTTAAACTTGATAGTCTTCTTTTTTTTCATCCTCATCTACTATAATACAACAACTCATACTATGACAGTTAacaatatgtattaaaaaaaaaagcttacccCAGGTAGGGCCCAGTGTTCTGATGGCTTGCTCTTTATAACTAAGGTTTCCAGCATTTTCCTTGACCTCTTTCTACATATTAATCCATCTTTATTTCTTCTCCACCtgtaaatgtattacatttaaaattaaaattacataAGAGTGCATAATGCAaacaatatttgtattatttaaacattatccCCAAGTTATTTCAAATGCTGTAATACACAATTAACTTAACAGTAAATTATGATACATTAGTTATGTAATAGTAAATTATGATACATtatgatacattatttacaatgaCTGTATACAGTGCATTTTTtgagtaatataatatataaaatggatTTGAAATGGCAAAACTGTCCTTACTTGGTTATTATAAGATGCAATGCATGGTTTGGACCAAACCAACATAAACTTCCCCTTCCTTTCAAACCAGTCCGCCCAACTGGATTCCTGTCAGAg from the Xenopus laevis strain J_2021 chromosome 9_10L, Xenopus_laevis_v10.1, whole genome shotgun sequence genome contains:
- the LOC121397968 gene encoding olfactory receptor 5V1-like, encoding MNNDTVTEFILLGLSNDPLTQILLFVVFTTVYILILLGNTLIIFLTITDQCLHTPMYFFLFNLSLLDILYSTSSLPRMLKDLLSLHKSISYGECAAQMYFSLSFGISECILLAVMAYDRYIAICYPLHYTTIIKQSLCIKIAISIYICGFLLSVSHIGLTLNVNLCGQNKINHFMCEVPEILSLGCENISVVKFVIYLGVIVLLLTPVTFIVISYIRIILTILNLPSGAGKQKAFSTCSSHIMVVTIFYGSAMAAYMKPKSSSAPDNDKIITVLYAFLTPLLNPFIYTIRNKDVRESLIKLDRFI